A single Equus asinus isolate D_3611 breed Donkey chromosome 21, EquAss-T2T_v2, whole genome shotgun sequence DNA region contains:
- the SNTN gene encoding sentan: MCGCMHSTQDQALHLEGEPNPSAAPTSTLTSRKMPKSISISKQLASIKALGKGSDLEKAIATAALIFRNSSDPDGKLGKPTAKNLLQTQFRNFTEGQETKQKYKDLLSELDEHTENKLDFEDFMILLLSITVMSDLLQNIWSVKTTK; encoded by the exons ATGTGTGGCTGTATGCACAGCACCCAGGACCAAGCACTCCACTTGGAAGGGGAACCCAATCCTTCTGCAGCCCCAACATCTACTTTAACATCTAGGAAAATGCCCAAAAG CATTTCAATATCCAAACAACTGGCTTCAATAAAAG ctctggggaAGGGCTCAGACCTGGAAAAAGCCATCGCCACTGCAGCTCTGATTTTCAGAAACTCTTCTGATCCTGATGGTAAACTTGGAAAACCTACTGCCAAAAATCTGCTGCAAACCCAATTTAGGAACTTCACAGAG GGACAAGAAACCAAGCAAAAATACAAAGACCTCCTTTCTGAACTTGATGAGCATACAGAAAATAAGCTTGATTTTGAGGATTTCATGATCTTGCTCTTGAGCATCACTGTAATGTCAGATTTGCTACAAAATATATGGAGTGTAAAGACTACGAAATAA